CTGCAAGGAGCACGGGGTGAACGTCAAGATCGAGACCGAGGTGCGGAGCATTTCCGAGCTGGTGAGGGCCTGCACCTGCCGACCGGATATCATTCTGCTCGACAACTTCATGGTCGATGATCTGGCGGAAGCCGTGCGCTGGGTGAAAGCCAATGGCTATGGCGACATCCGGCTCGAAGCCTCAGGCAACATTAATCTGCACAACGTCGCGGAGATCGCGCTGACCGGCGTCGATTACATCTCCATCGGCGAGCTGACGCACAGCGTCAAGGCGCTCGACCTCTCCATGAAAATCGAACGTACCTGACGATTCTGCATGGAAATCGGGGTTGACATCGTTGAAATCGCCCGCATCCGGGCCGTGTACGAACGCTCCGGCAAGGCTTTCATGAACAAGGTGCTGACCGCTGCCGAAATCGAGCAGTGCCTTGCCAAGCCCGATCCCGCAGTAAGCCTTGCAGGACGCTTTGCCGCCAAGGAGGCGATTTCCAAAGCGCTCGGCTCCGGCATCGGTCATAAGCTTGGCTGGCATTCCATCGAAGTGCTGAACAACGAAGCGGGCAAGCCCGAGGTGACGCTTCATGCCCCGCACCTTTCCTACCGGGTCAGCATCTCCATCTCCCACGACCGCCACTCCGCCGTGGCGATGGCGCTCGTGCAGCCGCTCTGAATCCGGGTTACAGAGACATAAAAAAAGGGCTCATCGTTGTCGATGAGCCCTTTTTGCAATAGCTGCGGACGAACCGCGTATCGGGTCGAGTCCGATTAGCCCTGATGCTCCGGAATCGGCGTGGCCTCTTTGGTGATGGTCACCTTCGATTTGATCACGTCGTAGATTTTCTCTTTCAGGATCGTATCGATGATGTAGTCCTTGAACTCGGTGGACATGTAGGTGCTCACCAGCTGTTCGACGGTCAGTGAAGGCTCTTTCTCGGCCTCTTTTTCAGCGTAGGCTTTGATGTCCTCGTCGGTGACGTTCAGCTCGTTCTCCTTGGCGATCTTCTGGCTGACCAGAAGCCAGCGGGCATGCTTTTCAGCATTCGGCTTCAGCGTTTCGAGGAACTCGGCTTCGTTCAGGCTCTTGGGGAACTGGCCGCCCATCTGGCGCTTGGCGTTTTCGAGCAGCATGTTCTGGAACGAAGCGACCATCGCTTTCGGAGTCGGTACCGGATGCTCTTCGATCAGCTTGGCCGACATGGCTTCGAGCAGATCCTGTTCCGATTTGTCGGTGAAGTGGGCCTGGAGCTGCAGCTTGACGTCAGCCTTGAAGTCAGTGACGTTTTCGAAGCGCTGCTGGGTGATCTCCTTGACCAGCTCGTCATCGAGTTCCGGCAGTTCGAGGCGTTTGACCTCCTTGACATCAACGCGGTAGCGGATAGCTTCGCCACCCTCTTCTTTTGGCTCGACGTTCACCTCGACCGAGTCACCGGCTTTGCGGCCTTCGAGCGCCATGCGGAACGGGTTGTCAGCCGGCAGGTATTCGAGGTTGAAGTGGTGGTTCTCGTTTTTGCCGTTTTCGACGGCGTTGCCATCGGCATCGAGTTTGGTGACGTCGCCAATGAGCGTGTCGCCTTCGCCGGCAGCTTCCTCGATGGTCACCATCGTGCCGTGGCCTTTGAGAATCAGCTTGATTTCGCGCTCGACATCTTCGTCGGTAACGCTGTATTCAGCCTGGGTGAAGCTGTAGGCGGAAAGATCCTTAAGCTCGAACTCAGGATGGATTTCGTAGGAAATTTTGATGGTCAGCTCGCCGTCGCCAAAGTTGAAGCTGTCGATCTGCGCGCGGCTGGCCGGATTGATTTTCTCCTCATCAGCGATGGCGGAAAAGTGCTTGGATGCCATTTTTTCAGCAACCTCGGCCTCAAGGGAAGGGCCGATCATCTTCTTGAGCATGCCGACAGGAACGTGCCCCTGACGGAAGCCTTTGATCTTGATAGACCTGCGCGCCTCTTCAAGCTGCTGGTCGTATTCGGGCTGGTACTCTTCGGCAGTCAGAATGATTTCAAGTTGCTGCTCGGTGTCGCTGACATTCGTGATATTCTTTTGCAAGGCTCTTCGTGACCGGTTAAGTTGCGGGCATCCCGGTTGCCGTTTTGTTCTGTGCGGCCCGTGAGGATTCCCTGAAAAATTTTAAGCTTTAATTATACGATTTTTTCGATCCTTTTGAAACAGTCTCCTTTGGATGCTTCTGTTGGCAGACTCGTAGTGGCGGGCTGTTTGATGCAGGCTTATCGGCTCGCTTTATAGATCAGTGTCGAGAGCTGCTCGGGGCGGCTGAGCAGGGCGGCAGCTTCGGCGACGTCGGCTTCGGATACCGCTTCGATCAGGGCAGCTTTTTCAGCGGGCGACTGGTAACGGCCGTAGTAGAACACATCCTGCGCGATGCGCGACATGCGGCGTGTCATCTTTTCCATCCCCATGATGAGTGAACCAAGCATTTTCGATTT
This portion of the Chlorobaculum parvum NCIB 8327 genome encodes:
- the acpS gene encoding holo-ACP synthase; this translates as MEIGVDIVEIARIRAVYERSGKAFMNKVLTAAEIEQCLAKPDPAVSLAGRFAAKEAISKALGSGIGHKLGWHSIEVLNNEAGKPEVTLHAPHLSYRVSISISHDRHSAVAMALVQPL
- the tig gene encoding trigger factor, with amino-acid sequence MQKNITNVSDTEQQLEIILTAEEYQPEYDQQLEEARRSIKIKGFRQGHVPVGMLKKMIGPSLEAEVAEKMASKHFSAIADEEKINPASRAQIDSFNFGDGELTIKISYEIHPEFELKDLSAYSFTQAEYSVTDEDVEREIKLILKGHGTMVTIEEAAGEGDTLIGDVTKLDADGNAVENGKNENHHFNLEYLPADNPFRMALEGRKAGDSVEVNVEPKEEGGEAIRYRVDVKEVKRLELPELDDELVKEITQQRFENVTDFKADVKLQLQAHFTDKSEQDLLEAMSAKLIEEHPVPTPKAMVASFQNMLLENAKRQMGGQFPKSLNEAEFLETLKPNAEKHARWLLVSQKIAKENELNVTDEDIKAYAEKEAEKEPSLTVEQLVSTYMSTEFKDYIIDTILKEKIYDVIKSKVTITKEATPIPEHQG